GGCCATTTCCCTTCGAAGCCGTGGTGCGCGCGCTGGAGCAGGATCTCGGCAAACCCATGACCGAGCTCTTCGCCGAGTTCGCGCCGGTGCCCCTGGCCTCGGCGTCGGTCTCGCAAGTCCACAAAGCCCGCCTCCCCGGCGGGCGCATCATCGCCGTGAAGGTTCGCCGTCCTAACGTGGTCGAGCTCTGCACCTTCGACCTGGCGGTGATGCGCATCGGCGCCCAGGTCTTGAACGCCATTCCCTCCATCGCCACGCTGGCCCCCATCGACACCGTCGAGGAGTTCGGGCGCGCCGTCTTCGCCCAGCTGGATTTTCGCATCGAGGCGCGCAACAACCGCCGCTTCCGCGAGAACTTTCGCGGAAACGACACGGTGGTCTTCCCCGAGGTGATCGAATCGCTGTCGACGGAGCGCATCCTGTCGATGAGCTTCATCGAGGGCACCAAGATCCTGGCCACCCGCAACACGCGTTCGGATCCCAAACGGGTGGCTCGGCTGGGGTTGGCGGTGCTGCTGAAGATGATCTTCGAAGACGGCTTCGTGCACGCCGACCTGCACCCCGGAAACATCTTCATCACCCCCGACGACAAGATCGCGCTTTTGGACCTGGGCCTGGTGGGCGAGCTGGACGATCCGCACCGGCGCGGGTTCGCGCGTTTCTTCGCCGCCTGGGCCCAGCGCGACGGCGACGC
This portion of the Polyangia bacterium genome encodes:
- a CDS encoding AarF/UbiB family protein codes for the protein MAAKSLPRWRLALRAMTIALLVAKHWTRWWIGWWFLLFFMTGKTRRQEWFGQVVLDLFRDLGATFIKVGQIMSTRPDLIPDHISRALEQLQDDVGPFPFEAVVRALEQDLGKPMTELFAEFAPVPLASASVSQVHKARLPGGRIIAVKVRRPNVVELCTFDLAVMRIGAQVLNAIPSIATLAPIDTVEEFGRAVFAQLDFRIEARNNRRFRENFRGNDTVVFPEVIESLSTERILSMSFIEGTKILATRNTRSDPKRVARLGLAVLLKMIFEDGFVHADLHPGNIFITPDDKIALLDLGLVGELDDPHRRGFARFFAAWAQRDGDAMARIMYDMSANGQSGAAPPNPESFERYRAAIIEFVGRYWGQRLGEVQVGKVLLDMLGILRRHRVRVNPSFTIVNIAIAVTEGIGKQLDPELDLMAEALPYFLAHPVAS